The proteins below come from a single Candidatus Binatia bacterium genomic window:
- a CDS encoding cupin domain-containing protein — MMSIFRDNENREHSLAGNHTIGLATPSRGANQIEIWRGHMDADAATPPHAHDSEDVVLLLSGRRRATLDEKEIPYRAGDTMILPAHKVHQIFADSRTEFVNATRIGGIVTLRDGEVLDLPWRE; from the coding sequence ATGATGTCGATCTTTCGCGATAACGAGAACCGCGAACATTCCCTGGCCGGGAACCACACGATCGGCCTCGCGACGCCGAGCCGCGGCGCGAACCAGATCGAGATTTGGCGTGGCCACATGGACGCGGATGCCGCCACGCCGCCGCACGCGCACGACAGCGAAGATGTCGTGCTGCTTCTGTCCGGAAGGAGACGCGCGACGCTCGACGAAAAGGAGATTCCCTATCGGGCCGGCGATACGATGATTCTGCCGGCGCACAAGGTGCATCAAATCTTCGCCGACAGCCGCACCGAGTTCGTCAACGCGACGCGGATTGGCGGCATCGTTACCCTTCGCGACGGGGAAGTCCTGGATCTGCCCTGGCGGGAGTAA
- a CDS encoding DinB family protein, which yields MNDLRHYFHAQACNNAWSNLRLLRACAGLDDTEFAAPRTGFFPSLKDTLNHIVTVDWLYADALERAAHGRPVNSAAARFFEPPSPFATCAALAPAQREVDRRLVALCAGLTDLSWTVSIQRDDHVQREPLVCVLAHLFQHQIHHRGQAHAMLAGTAVKPPQLDEFFLAEEAPLRAEELAVLGLREDEIWSD from the coding sequence ATGAACGACCTCCGTCATTATTTCCACGCGCAAGCCTGCAACAACGCGTGGTCCAACCTGCGACTCCTGCGCGCGTGCGCGGGGCTCGACGACACGGAGTTTGCCGCGCCGCGCACCGGCTTCTTCCCGTCGCTGAAGGATACGCTGAACCACATCGTGACGGTCGACTGGCTGTACGCCGACGCGCTCGAGCGTGCCGCCCACGGGCGGCCGGTGAACTCCGCCGCCGCCCGCTTCTTCGAGCCGCCCTCGCCGTTCGCCACTTGCGCCGCACTCGCGCCGGCGCAGCGCGAGGTCGACCGGCGGCTCGTTGCGCTCTGCGCCGGCCTCACCGATCTATCATGGACCGTATCGATCCAGCGCGACGACCACGTGCAGCGCGAGCCGCTCGTATGTGTGCTCGCCCATCTGTTCCAGCACCAGATTCACCACCGCGGTCAGGCCCACGCGATGCTCGCCGGCACGGCCGTGAAGCCGCCCCAGCTCGACGAGTTCTTCCTCGCCGAAGAGGCGCCACTGAGGGCCGAGGAGCTCGCGGTGCTGGGGCTGCGCGAAGACGAGATCTGGTCGGATTGA
- a CDS encoding sugar-binding domain-containing protein encodes MARLSPVRSVRSRPPAKRPQWQLGEAYLMGEAARGFFIEGLSQKELGIRLQLSQASISRLLTRAREEGIIEFHLKPRPEHALSHELADKLRETRVKRVVVVPGGSGKNEGNLAGPAASIVLEELKRLRDAEIRITAAAGRTVHAVFESLIFGLTSQPAAETRGRTLEFYPAVLGTGHSVDLSYPATQATTLALSVNRAFGADYHGDDSGDEGRVRIKACAPSLPGNFYSFDAAERAKYLERYGVNKIMKAAGAAQLFVVGIGNAQGKRYLDILGQMSSAMVKRVMKDAVGEIAWVPFDAEGNVLADIERDLVAIKPRELREHAASSSRQVVAVAGGADKVGSIEAAMIDPCFSTLVTDVINARRLIDSKRVGGAGR; translated from the coding sequence ATGGCCAGGCTGTCACCCGTTCGTTCGGTCCGATCCCGTCCCCCCGCCAAACGCCCCCAGTGGCAGCTCGGCGAGGCCTACCTCATGGGGGAGGCTGCGCGAGGTTTTTTCATCGAGGGCCTCTCGCAGAAAGAGCTCGGGATCCGTCTTCAACTTTCACAGGCAAGCATTTCAAGGCTCCTGACGCGCGCCCGGGAAGAGGGGATCATCGAGTTCCACCTCAAGCCGCGGCCCGAGCACGCGCTCTCGCACGAGCTCGCCGACAAGTTGCGGGAGACACGTGTGAAAAGGGTCGTCGTCGTACCCGGCGGCAGCGGCAAGAACGAAGGCAACCTCGCGGGGCCGGCGGCTTCGATCGTCCTGGAAGAGCTGAAGAGGCTGCGGGACGCGGAGATCAGGATCACGGCAGCCGCCGGGCGTACGGTGCACGCAGTCTTCGAGTCGCTGATCTTCGGCCTGACGTCCCAGCCCGCCGCGGAAACGCGCGGCCGCACGCTCGAGTTCTACCCGGCCGTCCTCGGCACCGGGCACTCCGTCGACCTCAGCTACCCGGCCACTCAGGCGACCACGCTGGCGCTCAGCGTCAATCGCGCTTTCGGCGCCGACTATCACGGCGACGATAGCGGAGACGAGGGCAGGGTGCGGATCAAGGCCTGCGCGCCGTCGCTACCGGGCAACTTCTACTCGTTCGACGCCGCCGAGCGCGCGAAGTACCTCGAGCGATACGGAGTGAACAAGATCATGAAAGCCGCCGGCGCCGCTCAGCTCTTCGTCGTTGGTATCGGCAACGCCCAGGGCAAGCGTTATCTCGACATCCTCGGTCAGATGAGCAGCGCGATGGTCAAGCGCGTGATGAAGGACGCGGTCGGCGAGATCGCGTGGGTTCCGTTCGACGCTGAGGGCAACGTCCTCGCCGACATTGAGCGGGATCTCGTTGCGATCAAGCCGCGTGAGTTGCGCGAGCATGCGGCAAGTTCGTCGCGACAAGTGGTCGCCGTAGCCGGCGGAGCTGACAAAGTGGGCTCGATTGAGGCTGCGATGATTGATCCGTGCTTCTCGACGTTAGTGACGGATGTCATAAATGCTCGGCGTCTTATCGATAGTAAGAGGGTGGGCGGCGCGGGGCGCTAA
- a CDS encoding proteasome accessory factor PafA2 family protein: MAASNPPLPVALFGVETEYALSLWNQRRKTMPTEHAAEVLLQQMRLRPRLPRDEVSGFFLSNGGRFYVDCGAHPEYCTPEVTNPTDVVRHVAAGDRMLGEAVAAARESDPRLVRSLLTRSNVDFSGSENTWGQHESYLCRRHIGEVANGLVPHMTTRIVYSGAGGFDNRGAGMHFVLSPRAMHLCAVISPCSTDARGIIHTRDESLSNPPWHRLHMTYGEALCSQLALFLKVGTTSLVVLTLDYNPQAFAALALADPLAAAHAVARDPSVRKPLRLADGRELGVVDIQRGILEVVERYAAELTFPDWTDDVCRRWRGILDALSRDPMETVGKLDWTTKLALYRDRLERAGFTEDEQARCNEVRERVEAAPPEEQDPGGAKQPHPARLHKATTWYDGNKLRMAHREAERAGMSMDQLQRFDLVRSQLFEVDCRFAALGDEGIFETLDCAGVLSHRIVSDEEIARAMVEPPQDTRARRRGRAVTELADAAEEESHCGWTYVVHGGRQLALHDPLRHDVEWEPRAALDGDEPGVEVVALP; this comes from the coding sequence ATGGCGGCCAGTAACCCGCCGTTGCCCGTCGCGCTGTTCGGGGTGGAGACCGAGTATGCGCTCTCGTTGTGGAACCAGCGCCGGAAGACGATGCCCACGGAGCATGCGGCGGAAGTTCTCCTTCAACAGATGAGGCTGCGCCCGCGTCTGCCGCGGGACGAAGTCTCGGGGTTCTTTCTGAGCAATGGTGGACGCTTCTACGTCGACTGCGGCGCGCATCCCGAGTACTGCACGCCGGAGGTCACGAACCCCACCGACGTTGTACGGCACGTGGCCGCCGGCGACCGAATGCTTGGTGAGGCCGTAGCCGCCGCACGGGAGTCGGATCCACGTCTCGTGCGCAGCCTGCTGACGAGAAGCAACGTCGATTTCTCCGGCAGCGAAAATACGTGGGGACAGCACGAGAGCTACCTGTGCCGCAGGCACATCGGGGAAGTGGCCAACGGACTGGTCCCGCACATGACCACGCGGATCGTTTACTCGGGCGCCGGCGGTTTCGACAACCGTGGCGCCGGGATGCACTTCGTCCTGTCGCCGCGCGCGATGCACCTGTGTGCGGTGATCTCGCCGTGCAGTACCGACGCGCGCGGGATCATCCACACGCGCGACGAATCGCTGTCGAACCCTCCGTGGCATCGTCTTCATATGACCTACGGAGAGGCTCTTTGCTCACAGCTCGCGCTGTTCCTGAAAGTGGGGACGACATCGCTCGTGGTGCTGACGCTCGACTACAACCCGCAGGCCTTCGCCGCGTTGGCACTCGCGGATCCTCTCGCTGCCGCCCACGCGGTCGCGCGCGACCCATCGGTGCGAAAGCCGCTAAGGTTAGCGGACGGGCGCGAACTCGGTGTCGTGGATATCCAGCGCGGCATCCTCGAGGTCGTCGAACGCTACGCTGCCGAGCTCACGTTCCCGGACTGGACGGACGATGTGTGCCGGAGATGGCGCGGCATCCTCGATGCGTTGTCACGCGATCCGATGGAAACGGTCGGAAAGCTCGACTGGACCACCAAGCTCGCCCTGTATCGCGACCGGCTCGAGCGCGCGGGTTTCACGGAGGACGAGCAGGCCCGCTGCAACGAAGTTCGGGAACGGGTAGAGGCCGCACCGCCCGAGGAGCAGGATCCCGGCGGCGCGAAACAGCCGCATCCCGCGCGTCTTCACAAGGCGACGACCTGGTACGACGGGAACAAGCTGCGCATGGCCCATCGCGAGGCGGAGCGCGCCGGGATGAGCATGGATCAGCTCCAGCGCTTCGACCTCGTCCGCAGCCAGCTCTTCGAAGTCGATTGCCGCTTTGCTGCCCTCGGAGACGAGGGAATCTTCGAGACGCTGGATTGCGCAGGCGTGCTGTCCCACCGCATCGTCAGCGACGAGGAGATTGCCCGCGCAATGGTCGAACCGCCGCAGGACACGCGCGCGCGGCGACGCGGACGCGCGGTTACGGAGCTCGCGGATGCGGCGGAAGAGGAGTCACACTGCGGGTGGACGTATGTCGTTCACGGAGGCCGCCAGCTGGCTCTGCACGATCCTCTGCGCCACGACGTCGAGTGGGAGCCAAGGGCCGCACTGGATGGGGATGAGCCCGGAGTGGAGGTGGTCGCTCTCCCGTAG